The Planctomycetota bacterium genomic sequence CGACGCTCGCGCGGCGTCTGGCCGAGGCCGCGTACCTGCCGCTGATCAGCCGGGATGCGATCAAGGAAGGCTTCGTTCACACGCACGGCGTTCGGCACGATCAGTTGCCCGGCGATCCGCAGGCCCGCGTGTTCGAGGCGTTCTTCGGCCTGGCCGTCGCGCAGTTGCGTGAGCAAGTCACGACGGTGCTTGAGGCGGCGTTTCAGCACAAGGTTTGGGCGGGTCAGTTGCCGAAGTTGCAGGCGGTCGCGGAGGTGCGGGTGATCGTGTGCGACGTGCCGGCCGACGTTGCCGCACGGCGCCATTTGCAACGCGGGCTTGATGATCCGCGCCGGGAGTATTTTCACGGCGACGCACGGGTCGCGGAGTACCGCGCCACCGGAAAGATGGGTCCGCCCGCACCGTACGAAACGCCGGAGCTCGGCGTGCCGACGTTGCATGTCGACACGACCGATGACTACGCACCGTCGCTCGATGACATCCTCGAGTTTGCAACGAACTAATAGCCGCGTTGCTCCGCAACGCCGGGCGCCCGCACTTGCGAAACACCAGCGTTGCGAAGCAACGCGGCTCACTGACCTGTCCAAGCGGCGTTACTGCCAGAGCACGACCATCGAGTAGGGCGGCAGGGTGACCCAGCCTTCGACTTCGCGGAGCGGCTCGGTGCCGGCGGTGTCGGCGTTGACGACTTGGGTCCACTTGCCCGGCGGGAGTTCGACGCCGTGCTCGGTCGGGTCGCCGGTGTAGGCGACGACGATCGTGCCCCACGGGTCACCGACGGCGGCACCGTTCAGGGCGAACGCGACGGCCGGGCCTTGGGCGATCACGCGCAGGTTGCGGCGGACCTGCGTCGCGTCGTGCATGCGGAAGGCCGGGTGGGCCTTGCGGATCTCGATCAGGCCGGCGACGTAGTCGAACACGTCGCGGTACTCGCCCTTGCGGGCCCAGTCGAACTTGTTGACCGCGTCGCCCTTGTTGTAGGAGTTGTGCTCGCCGTACTTGGTGCGGGCGAAGTCGCTGCCGCCGTGGAGGAACGGCATGCCCTGGCTGGTCAGCACCACGCCCAGCGCGAGCTTTTGCATCGAGCGGTGTGTTGCTTCGTCCGCGTCCGGGGCGGTCTTGATGATCTTGTCCCAGAGCGTGAGGTTGTCGTGGGCACTGGCGTAGGCGACGGACTCGATCGGGTGGTCGGCGAAGTCGTCGATCGCACCGCGGACGCCGGCGAGGATCGCGCCGCGGTCGCCGCCGGGGCCGGTGGCGAAGCCGATAGCGGTGCCGTCGAGGTCGCCGCGGATGGCGTTGCGGAGGTGGTCGTTGAACACGGCCATCTCGCTGCCACGCTGCGCACCCTTGCCGTAGTAGATCGGCCCGCCGCCGGTCCACGGCTCGCCGTAGATCGTCAGGTCCTCACGCACCGACTCGAGTGCGGCGAGGATGGCCGAGACAGTCTCGGGCTGGTGCGTGCCGAGCAGGTCGAAGCGGTAGCCGTCGATTCGGTACTCGTTGGTCCAGTAGACGAGTGAGTCGACGATGTACTTGCGGACCATCGCGCGCTCGTCGGCGATGGAGTTACCGGTGCCGGCGTCGTTGCGGTACTCGCCGTCGTCGGTGGTGCGGAAGTAGTACTTGGGCACCGCCGCGTCGAAGGCACGCTGTCCGACGGGCGTGGAGGTGTGGTTGTAAACCACGTCCAT encodes the following:
- the pulA gene encoding type I pullulanase — encoded protein: VVIDLDRTDPDGWGSIATPVVDPKTDEIVYEIHVRDYSVADESAPEDIRGTYLGLIHENESPVMTGLSHLKELGVTAVHLLPIQDFTNERSDYNWGYWTALFNVAEADYATNQTDPIAPITELKQTIHTLHANDIRVIMDVVYNHTSTPVGQRAFDAAVPKYYFRTTDDGEYRNDAGTGNSIADERAMVRKYIVDSLVYWTNEYRIDGYRFDLLGTHQPETVSAILAALESVREDLTIYGEPWTGGGPIYYGKGAQRGSEMAVFNDHLRNAIRGDLDGTAIGFATGPGGDRGAILAGVRGAIDDFADHPIESVAYASAHDNLTLWDKIIKTAPDADEATHRSMQKLALGVVLTSQGMPFLHGGSDFARTKYGEHNSYNKGDAVNKFDWARKGEYRDVFDYVAGLIEIRKAHPAFRMHDATQVRRNLRVIAQGPAVAFALNGAAVGDPWGTIVVAYTGDPTEHGVELPPGKWTQVVNADTAGTEPLREVEGWVTLPPYSMVVLWQ
- a CDS encoding AAA family ATPase, which codes for MSVLPKCIIVTGRPGSGKTTLARRLAEAAYLPLISRDAIKEGFVHTHGVRHDQLPGDPQARVFEAFFGLAVAQLREQVTTVLEAAFQHKVWAGQLPKLQAVAEVRVIVCDVPADVAARRHLQRGLDDPRREYFHGDARVAEYRATGKMGPPAPYETPELGVPTLHVDTTDDYAPSLDDILEFATN